The DNA sequence tgAATTCTTTTGGGATGCTAAAAAAGGAGCATAAGCAGGTGATGTCGGCCTTGCAGAAATTGCCCATGGAAATCAGTGATGATGTGAACAAGGTCAAACAGCTGATTGAGGAGAATGTATCCTACAGGTATGTGCCTGATTTATTTTGGGAGGTACTGATTctaccatctttctctttcacccAAAGTGAGGGCTTTGATTCTTGCCTGTCTGCCTCTTAACAAGCAGTCTGACATGTGGTCCTTGGCTTTGTGCCTCTTGGACTCAGTTTTGCTAAGTGTAAAAAGACACTGAGTCCCTCCAAGCATTGTGCTGCCATCCTCAGAAGACCCTTGATAGAAAAATGTTGTGTACCATGAAGGGAGTGTCAGGTATTCTAGTACCTCTGGGGCTCtaaccagggcttcacagagctgCCTTCCATGGTAGCCATAGACAGAATTGATTCTGGTTGggacttcttccctccttttgAGAGTGTTTGCCCTCTACCTGCTGATGCTTTCCCAGTATCATGGACAGTTAAACACAGGAGTGGGCTGCACCCTGTTCtcagaggcactggatccctttAGGCATCAGGGTTTTCAGAAGTACGTTGAATCTTTTTGGAATTTGGTTATTTTCTGGATTTGGCCTGCATCTAAGTGATGCTGGCTTGGCTACTGAGAGCTCCATTCTTGGGCTGTCTGGGAGTCTGGGACTTTTCAGCCCTGGTGGTACTTGGGCAAAGGAGGCTGGCTGGGCTCACCATGTTTTGGTGCTTGTTCAGTTACCTCCACAGCCAGGTCCTCCGAGATTGGACTCAGCGGAAGGAGAGTGTACATGTGCTGAGACTGAAGAACAGACAGCTGTGGAAGGAGCAGATTGAACTGCAAGAGTCCTGTGAGGAGCTGAAGAGGCTCTTGAAGGAGGCCCATGAGATGATCTGTGACCCTTCTGCTGAGCAGCATCAGGTAGGCCGAGGCAGCAGGGCTAGGTGCCCACCTTCCAACCATAAACATAGAGACACCCAAATaaccatccactcatccatccagaCTCCCACCTACATACCATCCAACGGTTGATTTCTGTGATCATTCCCAGGTCTTTCTGGAGAGTTAGCCTCTTGCAAGAATCTGGATAATTGGCAAGCAAACCCTCCTGCTCTGCCAGAAGCTGCAGTACATTGAGAGAGCTGTGTCAGTCACATATCACACACCTACATGTCATTATGATCAGAGGGCTGCTATGCAGGGAGCTACTTAGAGAACAGCACAAAGCTTTCATTGATGATGTCAGTGTCCTGTGGCTCATTTGCTTTGCAAGGGTCATGTGAGATCACAGGGAGGAAGCAGCCTTCAAGGACTAGAGCACAGTGTCAGTGCCAAGTGAGTGGTTCTCATTGTCAATGATTTGGGAGGCATGGGGTCTTCTCCGTTCATCCTGCATCCCAATGTGTTCTCTTCCTTTTGCCAATCTCTTGGTTCATGTGACAGATGTCTGAGTAGCCCCTTCTCAGTCCTTTTTCTGGGCATGATACTTGACTATTCTCCCATCCTGGAGCTTCTAGTCTGGAGATGACTGGATGACCATAGATGTGGGAGGACTTTGACAGGCTGAGGATTAGAGTGACAGATTTGAAGCtgcaagaaaatattttctccaatcCCCTCAACATAGTCTGACTAAGCTGTGTGCTCTGCTAGGAATTTTCTAGGCCCCAAGGGATGTATAGCAGTGTTTTGGGTCTCAGTTGAAACACCTGATGTGCATATTTTAAATCCAACTGTTTATTCAGCATGATGCACtcttcacttttttctgttcacTTCTGATTTCTGTGCTCTTAGTGTGACCTATGCAATCGTGTGTAAATGTGTACATTAGTGGGTGTGTTCAGAGACTACATAATGAATTTCCGTGTTGTCATCTGttgctccttctctttttcccttggtcccaggtctttcactgaacctgaaattttctctttcGGCTAATCTGGCTGGCCAGCACTCTTTGGATCTCCAGACCTCCAAAGTAGAacttctgtcttgtctttttctcATCCAATTTTAGAAGTTTCAATTGctcagaaagaggaaggacatatttgctttctcttctgcttatttacttttattgttttgatactaatgtgttttctcataaataacaaaaatcaaacaataaatctatttaaaaaataaacagtaggcttctttcctttcactgCACAGAGCTAACAccacaggaaatgtctgttttGTCTCTTACTTCTCAACAGAGAATCCCACAGTGCATCTCCTTGCTGACATTGTGTTGCTGACTATATCCTGTGCATGGCTGTGTCTCAGAACAGATTCCCTCTCATAGTTGTGCAGAGTGCTGCATTCCTGAAAAGCACTGCAGGTGATGTCACTGGCCTCCTGACTGACATTGGGCTGAATTCATATCATATTCACTGTCATCTGTTGAAAACTTCCTGGTGTTGACCATgggtcactttctttctcttggactatCAAGGTCATCTGTGGAGGAGCCAGGATGAGTTTAGTGAAGAGACTGTGATGGGTGAACTTGGAACCTGTGGAGTCAGGGGGTTTTGTGATGGATAAAGTTCATTCAAGGAAAAGTAAGTGCAGGCCGGAGTAGCAGAGCCTTGCTGAGTCTAAGAGCCTTGTAGACAGCATAGAGGACCCGCGACCTCCACATGCATCAGAAAAGGGGCTGCTAGGCAGCAGTCCTCTCACTGACCATTCTAGGTTCAggaagtatttgtgtgtgtgtgtgtgtgtgtgtgtgtgtgtgtgtgtgtgtgtgtgtgttggggtgtggtatgtggtgtgttgtgcttttctgtgcatctttgtgttatgtgtgtgtgaacttctatgtgtgtgtttgtatgtgaataCTGTCTATTGCTTACCcagtagtgtttgtgtgtgtgtatgtgaccatgtgtgggtgactgttgtgtgtgtgtgtgtgtgtgtgtgtgtgtgtgtgtgcgtgtgtgcgtgtccatgtttcctgtatgtataggggtatttgtgtgtgtttgtgagtacaTGTGCTTATAGGTGCAAGCCTGTTTCTATGTGTGGAGTTtaacctcgtgtgtgtgtgtgtgtgtgtgtgtgtgtgtgtgtgtgtttgtgtatgtgtgtttctgcataTTTGTATGTTCATTTACTCATCTTTAATGATGATGGAACCAACTTTGTTGAAAAAGTACCGTGCCCCCTCACTTGGCATCCATCAAATATTGTGTGCTGCTGCCCATCTTTCCGTATGTCCTCCTAGCTCACTTGAACAAAGGGACAAAAACTACTGTACCTCAATGGTTTTCAGGTATTTGTAGAGGCAAAAATATTTATCTGCCCAGAAATGCTTGGAGcaaaaaaaaggaatgtggtaCATGAAGTTTAGGAGCAGGTCACTGTAGCATATCAAGGTGTCTGAGAGGTAGGATAGCCTGGCTGAGggtttgtttctcttctctgctctgggTGAATGGTGACTGCACACTCAATGGTCAGGTGACTTGCTGTGTCTTCTCTATGTCCTGTTTTGTCCTCATCCACATTGCCTGCTACCACTTGCTTTCCCCCTTTGTCTAATCTTGGCTCATATAACCTTGGCCTTGGAGCTTGGAATGCATGTTAGTCCTTGAGAGATTCTGACTTGCAGTGTGCTTCCAGCTGCATCTTAGTCCAGCTGAAGTCCCCTAGGCATGCTGTGGTGTGAGAAGGGGGCTGTCTCAGTGCACCCCACTTAGGCTCCTGAGGGTCTAAAGCACTCACCATGTGCTGTGTCTGTAGTACTCAGTAACTGCTTTTCTTCAAAGTTGTTTACTCTGAGTTAAAATCAGCCTCATGGAGGGTTTGGAGAAATGAGGACCCTCAGACATTGCTGGTAGTGTAAAATGGTGTAGCACAGTGAGAAGCTACACACAAGTCTTCAGAAAGTTAAACTGCAATCCCCAGGTGACACAGTGATTCCAGAACATGAAGTAGGTGTCCACAGAGAAGCTAGGGGACATCAGGGGTTTATCAACATTCCTGAGAGTAGCCTCGTGATGCTTCATTCATACTTTGATCATTCAAAGATTGAGAAAGCACAATGTGGTCAAGCTCTTCCATGGAATATTGTTCAGtatgaaataatacataaaatcattTGGCACTGACTTATTCAGCCTTTTGTTACTCAAACTAATCCCTGTCACAATCACCTCACAGGAAGGAACTGTTTCCTTTGGGTCCTGGTTATGAAGACTTTCTAGTTTCCTAAACTCTTTGCATTTGGTCCAAAGTAAGGCAACCTGTGGTAAAGGGAGACCCTTTTGAAGGAAGTTGCTTGCTTTGGGGGCAACTGGGAAACAGTGAACAAGACCAGTGGGGTTGTCTACGACCATCCAGTAGTCCTTTGCTGGGGAACATTCCTGTACTGCACAGCCTGGGGAACTTCTTAAGCAGAGTTAGTTAAGGAGCGAGGACCCCAGAGGGCCACCTGTCTGTGCACAAGGTCACAGGATAGACACTTCAGTGACTGAACTGCCTATCTCTCATgccctctgtgttcttctctcatCCAACAGGTTTACCTTCTTTTCGTTAGTATCCCTGGTGGTTGCTCCTTATGTTAGTATTAACTGTGAAGCTAGCATTacagtgtgcttgtatgtgtgcacacatgtactcgTGTGTGTTCAtgaaattatgtgtgtgcatgtgagtgagcaAGCCTCCACTGAGAACACAGTCTTCTAATGAACAGGAGCAAGAGAGCCTGGATGAAAGACTGAAGAacctgctgaagcagaaggaggtGGTCACTCAGCAAGGAGACTTGGCAGAAAAGCTGCAACATCACTTCAGTGTCTCTGAGATGaggtgggagcccaggctgggaggAGTGGTTAGAACCATGTAGGTCACCTGtatctggatctctgtccttTCGGGATTCCCACCACCTGAATAGTTCACAGCCACAGCAAGGGAAAGAACATCTCAGGATATTGTACTGGCCCGGTCAACAAGAACTTCTCCATGAAACACAATGATTGATCTTTAGTGTTTCTGGGGTTATGTGTTCCTTATGCCCTTCTGGGCTCTCTGGAATCTTCTCAGTGTCCCCTGTGTCTCCCCACAAATCTCCCTATGGCAGTCCTTAACCTAGCAGGAGGAGGCTTAGTTGTGGAGGACAGTGTGTGCTCCTGccactttattttccttccagAACATCACCTTTAGAGAGAAGTTCCTACCTTTGCGCAGATCTGGATGCAGCACACTCCTGCTGATTACAGGTTCTCTGCAGTGTGAATCTGTTTCCTGTGAAAAGGTTTTTCTGTTACAAGAAGATTGAGGAGTTGAGGAGTTGAACTGAGGCAGGATTCTGTTCTTTACCAATAATCAGATCCTTCACTGCTTTTCTTTTGTAGGCTCTCCTAGAGGGTCTACATTCAATGTCCAAGGTTGCTTACATTCATCTGTATCTAATCAGGGCCATGTATATCTGCCCTGAAGTGTTACTTAGTCATTACTACattgttatttttctctcaaagtaATATATCTAGACAACTGGAGAAATGTGCTGTATTTTCTTGCCCAGCACACTGTATTTTTCAGCTCATCTTCTAGCAGATTTTataagctgagaaaaaaatcaaggcccAGGTATACTCTGACCCTTCTCCCTTGGGGAATGCAGGGAATGCCCTCAGCTGAAAGGTCGTGCTGGATTGTCCAGCTGACTAGAGCTGGTTCAGGCTCAATAACTGACATAATaggtccccaccaggcctggTCCCTAACTGCCTTCCTGCTCTAGGTCAGAAAATCTCCAGTCTGAGTTTgaacaggccacagcccaggatgagagcctcctgcagacagagctgctgcagcaggagcactAAGTCTCACAGGCAAGTGAGCCACCATTGCATCCCATCCCCAGCAAACATGGTGTTGGTGGGAGACTGGGGGCTCTTGACCTTGGCTTCCAGTGTGAATAGGCCTTGATTTTTTCTGGCCTGTGGCCCAGCCAGGCTGCTTCTGGGTCTGATTGCCTTTCCTTTTCATGTAGCAGATCTGGGGACAACTGAGGAGGCcaaagaaaccacagatgcctTGAACCTATGACATTCTATACTCTGAGATCAAGGCCTCCTCCTCAGAAGACACTCTTTTAGAGCTGTGAACTCACCAGTGAGGAGCATACCAGCTGtcttccaggtgatccagccccaACAGATCTATTGGTCTGCTGACTTAGtcttctcaaagaaaagaaagaaaccaaaaatgaGCTTGAGACACTGAAAATCTGAGCCAAGATCTACTGAGAACCCTGACATTCAATAGCAAGTGGCCACTGTGAGGGGTACTACAACATGAAGGGTAGAGATGTTGGTAAGCAAGACTGTTTCTGTCGGTTTAATGTTGATGGCTTTGGCAAGCTGACTGAGTTCTCAGGCCTCCCTATGTGGTGTGAAATGTGTCATGGATGATTGTGTTGATGTCAAGCTGTTCCTGACCGACCACACCCAAAGGCATCATATTTCATTCTCCAGTTGAGTGTTGAAGTTGACACAATGTCATGCACCAGTGTTGCTGAAGATAATGCACCAAAGAGATCTCCAGAGTCCATCATTCCTCGTATTAGTCATTTTTCCCTCCATATGTAAAATGAGTGGGTATTCTTCAGTTTCACAGCCTGGCCTGAAGTGACTGGTCCTGAGAAAGGATTTACAGAAGACACCTGAGTCATCTTTGATGTTCATGGGCACTCAGAGGCTGCCCATGGATTTGTTGGGTCTCCAGTAAGCATAGAATTGTCTGAAAGAATCAAATGATGACCAAGACATTACAGGATCAGTAGTGGGTGATAATTTATCAAAAGCTTCCCAAGGGGCACAATGTTTGCTCTAGAAAATGTCTCATTGTTAGTCTCTGTGAGGACTTGGCCTACAAAGCCTGAAGGAGGCATGGCTATACTAGCTTTGAAAAGGCTTTTCACAATCGTTGACTGCCTTCCTACCATGtttccaaggccagccagagGCTGCAGGTCTGTGCTTTAAATGTGTAGCAAGAGAATGCTGCTGAccttaattgtttttgtttggtttttggttgggttttgtttgcttaggttttttgggttttctttgttataGATTGAGcttttgctatttatttgttctttcatttgttcttgttgttttttgggtATTTTGATAAGGATATTCACTGTTTATGTTGACTGATCTATTTAAGCCCCTATTTAGTAAAAtaactgtatttttattaataataaagtgattttgaACTCTTCCGTCTTAGAATCAATTTCTTTGGTCAGGTGTGTTGTCTCACTCCAGTAGCCCCAGAAACTCCTGTAACATCAGAACACTCTTATGGGCCTTGCTTTTGCTGTATATTGAGTTCCCAGTCAGCCAGATCTACATAGGGCTTAGGATGTGGATATCCATTATATGTTGGGAAAACTATTGATACTGTATCTTTGTTTCCATATATTTAGCTCTCCCTAAAAGATACTATTCTGTATACACATTTTCTGAAATTATCATGAGCACCCAATTAATGAGAAACATAACAGTATTGCTCTAAAGCctctcaggaaatgaaaacattgatTAAGGGAGCATTAAATAAATCCATGGCATGCTTGCCACCTGGGGCTATGATAATGTCCtttcctgggctgctgccaagggtcaTGTCCTGTCCATGGCCCTGAGGAAGCTGTGGAGGTCTGTATCCATATCTCCTTTACCAGTGAGGACCTTGCAGACACCTGAAGTCTGGGCCTCCACCTATGACCATGTTGTTGTCAAAAGGAtatgccccccaaaagagcacGTGTGCCTTAgaagcctgtgctgccacctaggACCATAATGACATCTGGGCCAGGGCTGTTGCTGAGGggtatgtctgggtccatggccctggaGCATccagggtctgtattgatgtctcAGGCTCCTGTGGCCATCAAAGACAGTGCAGATGCCTGGAATCTGGTCCACTACCTGTGCACATGGTGCTGCTGGGTCCAATCCATTCTGAGTGACCTACACTGCCAACCAGGCCCATGGTCACATCCAGGACTGGGCTGCAGTCTAGGACCGTGTCTGGGTCGATATTGCAAAGACAGCCAGTATCTGTATTCATGTCCATGACCTGTGTGCCAACAAAGACCACACAGAGGGAGGTAGAGGTCTAGGCTTCCATCTAGGTCCATGTTAGTGTCCAAGGGCTGTTCTTCTGctggggccatacagatctgagtggccaaTGCTGCCACTAGGTATCCTGGTGTCCTCCagttctagtttgcttttaaaGGACCTGTCTGTATTCGTTGCCCTGCAACAGCCTTGATCTATGTTGATGTCAGTGGCTCCTGTTACCTCCAAAGACAGGGTAGGTTAACACAGAATTAACCTCACCCTTCACAGGCTGCAGCACTGGGAGAGCTGgacctgcccctcaccaactgtaGCAGTCGGGTGAGTGGGTCCTGTACCCGGACCGAGCAGCACATTGGAGAGTACTTTGTTAGTGGTGGTCCAGTGAGCTGTACCTGAGGTTGtgagagcaaaagaactgagTCCACCTCCTTCTTCCACCTTGTGTTGTTCAGGGTGAGAGGAAGATCCCTGTCCCACCTAAGCACATGCTACCTGCAGCTGGTGGGAGAGTTGACCTCTGGGGAATAAGAACAGGAGAGCTGGGGCAGcctctcaccaactgcagcaattAGGATTGTGGGCTGGGCATCTCACCTGGACAAAACAGCAGAGATGTGTCTTGTGGTCCAAGGGTGAGTAAGTCAGAAgggagggcatgagagcaggaaaaCTGGCCTCTCTCGATTCTGCAGGCTGCATGGATGAGCTAGCTgggacagtgctggagagcttgcctgggtgGTGAGGTAAGGAGAGGTGGTGAGCTAACCAAACTGTTACCACCAGGCCAGAACCAGGCCTGAGTTATCCCACCCTAACATCCtcttcatctatgaactgctggagcatttGAAAGGCTGGGACATTCCTATCCAAAGTTGCAGGACACAAGGTGACACTCTGTGACACAAGGCATCAATAGGATATCCAACAAGTTAAGGTCACCATCTATAGTGTAGAGAAGCCAGAGAGGCCTGGAACACTCTCAAGAAAAGATCTATGGACTAAAGGGACTCACTGGATCACACTACAGCCTCCTCtccaagatttttgtttgtttctaatttaaggttttcaatttttcttttaaattttgttttgtcttgtgggGGAGGTTTCAAGGTCAGCGCTCAGGTGTGAGGGAATGAGTTGGGGGGAAAGTgagattgggatgcatgatgtaaagCCAACAGAGaattgctatgggatgttctgtatggcaaatgtgttgctctgattggtcaataaataaaatcaattggccagtggctaggcaggaagtataggcaggactaacagagaggagaaaagaaagaacaggaaagcagaaggagtcactgctagccgtcaccatgacaaacagcatgtgaagatgccggtaagccacgagctacatggcaaggtatagaattatagaaatggattaatttaagctgtaagaacagttagcaagaagcctggtacggccatacagtttgtaagcaatataagtctctgtgtttacttggttgggtccgagcggctgtgggactggcaggtgagagagatttcccctgaccgtgggccaggcaggaaaactctagctacagagaatcaataaaatgtttaaaataaaaaagaaattaggaaaccCAGAACTATAGTTCTGCTGTATAGGGActattctctcctgcccacctgtTCACAAATAACCtatcagaggcttaatattaattcaaactgtttgatctatggctcaggcttcttgctagttagctctttcaacttaaatgaacctatttctattcatctgtgttttgccacacgGCTgtggataaaactagaaaataccatcctgagtgagataacctagactcagaaagacaaacatggtatgtactcacttataagtggatactagatgtaaaggataaccagactacaactcacagctccagagaagctaggaaacagggAGACCCTCAGAGGaatgcatggatcaccttgggaaggggaaacagaggatatctcgatgagtaaactggggttgGGGGGATTATAAAGgataggggatgggagatgagaacatagggaaacaggatggtcaagctggaacagggatggagtgggagagcaatgaaagagataccttgatagagggagacatcatgggcaTAGTGAGAAatcgggtgctagggaagttcccaggaatccacaaggatgaccccagcttagactactaccaatagtggagagggtgcctgaactggcttacctcagtaatcagattggcaaacaccctgtcatcatagagccttcatccagtaactgatggaaacagatgcagagaccacagtccagcaccaggttgagctccaggagtccagttgaagagagggaagggattccctgaacaaggggcatcaagatcatgatggggaaaactacagagacaaccgaaccaagctagtgggaactcatgaactttagaccaaaagctatgaagcctccatgggactagagtaggccctctacataagcaagacagttgtgtagcttggtctgcttaagaggccccctggcaataggatcaggatccatccttggtgcatgagctggctttttggagcccattacctatggtgagacaccttgcacagccttgatgcagcgggaagggcttggacctgacttaactgaatgtaccaggctttgctgacttctcatgtgaggccttacctttttggaagaGAGAATGGGGTGGTGTGTTGGTGAGGAGGCTGGGGGAGcggtggagagaagagaagagaatctgtaattggtatgtaaaatcaataaaagaatttgattttttctgtgtgtttttttgagacagggtttctttgtgtagttttggtacctgttctggatcttgctctgtagaccaagctggcctcagactcacagagatctgcctggctctgcctcctgaatgctgggattaaaggcgtgtgccaccaccaatcaaatagaaatttaataataaaaacagtaagtttaaaaaaaggaaaaaaattctgagctatatctctagtgctttaaaaaagttttatgcCACAGGGTGGTGGCCCAtgacattaatcccagcacttgggaggcagaggcaggtgtatctccatgagtttgaggccagcacagtctatagagcaagttccaggacagccaaagctacagaaaaaccctgcctcaaaaaacaaacaaaacaaagttctaTAGTTAATATGTAAAGAGTGTATgtcttataaaatatttctatataaattttaGGTAAAATActagtaagaaaaaaaacatgcaatGGTTTATGAAGGAAAGTTAAGATATGATTGATTTGGATTGCAAATATAGTAATAAATCTACCAAGTGATGTGCACATTTAAGGCAAGAGAATAAAGGAAGGGATGTACTATGTTTGAGAGTAATGTATAACCTACCTACTAGCACTATATGCTTTAATGGGAATATGATTATAGTGTAAATGAAGTGCAAGAACTTTTTAAGTGTTGGACTCAAACCCACTGTCTCATAGTAGGAAAGGATTCCAACACTGaccatatgaaactg is a window from the Peromyscus eremicus chromosome 9, PerEre_H2_v1, whole genome shotgun sequence genome containing:
- the LOC131919653 gene encoding optineurin-like isoform X3: MLSRLRHLLDRENGLRGDTRARQKEADPRSHWKEWRNQWSWGRCRTTGKTPTQTSTSTEQEQQMTKLEKLTLQLQSITYERIELHGILTSYTDMDLQNRLNSFGMLKKEHKQVMSALQKLPMEISDDVNKVKQLIEENVSYSQVLRDWTQRKESVHVLRLKNRQLWKEQIELQESCEELKRLLKEAHEMICDPSAEQHQEQESLDERLKNLLKQKEVVTQQGDLAEKLQHHFSVSEMRSENLQSEFEQATAQDESLLQTELLQQEH
- the LOC131919653 gene encoding disks large homolog 5-like isoform X1, whose protein sequence is MLSRLRHLLDRENGLRGDTRARQKEADPRSHWKEWRNQWSWGRCRTTGKTPTQTSTSTEQEQQMTKLEKLTLQLQSITYERIELHGILTSYTDMDLQNRLNSFGMLKKEHKQVMSALQKLPMEISDDVNKVKQLIEENVSYSYLHSQVLRDWTQRKESVHVLRLKNRQLWKEQIELQESCEELKRLLKEAHEMICDPSAEQHQEQESLDERLKNLLKQKEVVTQQGDLAEKLQHHFSVSEMRSENLQSEFEQATAQDESLLQTELLQQEH
- the LOC131919653 gene encoding disks large homolog 5-like isoform X5 gives rise to the protein MTKLEKLTLQLQSITYERIELHGILTSYTDMDLQNRLNSFGMLKKEHKQVMSALQKLPMEISDDVNKVKQLIEENVSYSYLHSQVLRDWTQRKESVHVLRLKNRQLWKEQIELQESCEELKRLLKEAHEMICDPSAEQHQEQESLDERLKNLLKQKEVVTQQGDLAEKLQHHFSVSEMRSENLQSEFEQATAQDESLLQTELLQQEH
- the LOC131919653 gene encoding disks large homolog 5-like isoform X2, which produces MLSRLRGLFGRGNGLPGETRVTQKEAGHRSPWKTWKKWSWGRGRTTGKTPTQTSTSTEQEQQMTKLEKLTLQLQSITYERIELHGILTSYTDMDLQNRLNSFGMLKKEHKQVMSALQKLPMEISDDVNKVKQLIEENVSYSYLHSQVLRDWTQRKESVHVLRLKNRQLWKEQIELQESCEELKRLLKEAHEMICDPSAEQHQEQESLDERLKNLLKQKEVVTQQGDLAEKLQHHFSVSEMRSENLQSEFEQATAQDESLLQTELLQQEH